The Methylomagnum ishizawai genome has a window encoding:
- the speD gene encoding adenosylmethionine decarboxylase: protein MDKLQLHGFNNLTKSLSFNIYDICYAKTEQQQRRYIEYIDEMYNAKRLTQILTDVNAIIGAEILNIARQDYEPQGASVTMLISEGHVPDTITNLEAPGPMPDSVVAHLNKSHITVHTYPESHPYGGISTFRADIDVSTCGRISPLKALNYLIHSFESDIVIMDYRVRGFTRDISGQKHYIDHEITSIQNYISDVTAERYQMIDVNVYQEKIFHTKMILKDFHLDNYLFDTDKDALTLEERTAIQKQLQREMAEIFYGRNYKLRR, encoded by the coding sequence ATCGATAAATTGCAATTGCACGGCTTCAACAATCTGACCAAGTCGTTGAGTTTCAATATCTACGACATCTGCTACGCCAAGACCGAGCAACAGCAGCGTCGCTATATCGAATACATCGACGAGATGTACAACGCCAAGCGGTTGACCCAGATTTTGACCGATGTGAATGCGATCATCGGTGCGGAAATCCTCAACATCGCCCGCCAGGACTACGAGCCGCAAGGCGCGAGCGTCACCATGCTGATTTCCGAGGGGCATGTGCCGGACACCATCACCAACCTCGAAGCCCCCGGCCCCATGCCCGATTCCGTGGTCGCGCACCTCAACAAGAGCCATATCACCGTCCACACCTACCCGGAAAGCCATCCCTACGGCGGCATCAGCACCTTCCGGGCCGATATCGATGTCTCGACCTGTGGCCGCATCTCGCCCCTGAAGGCGCTCAACTACCTGATCCACAGCTTCGAATCCGACATCGTGATCATGGACTACCGCGTGCGCGGTTTCACCCGCGATATCAGCGGCCAGAAGCACTACATCGACCACGAGATCACCTCGATCCAAAACTACATCTCGGACGTGACCGCCGAGCGCTACCAGATGATCGACGTCAACGTCTACCAGGAGAAAATCTTCCACACCAAAATGATCCTGAAGGACTTCCACCTCGACAACTATTTATTCGACACCGACAAGGACGCCCTGACCCTCGAGGAGCGCACCGCCATCCAAAAGCAATTGCAGCGCGAAATGGCGGAAATCTTCTACGGGCGCAATTACAAGCTGCGCCGCTGA
- a CDS encoding OsmC family protein produces the protein MKARVKWVENVLFLGESGSGHVVAMDGPPESGGKNLAARPMETLLIGMGGCTAFDVVHILRKGRHEVRDCEVRLEAERADTDPKVFTKIHIHFVVKGQGLTDKAVARAVELSAEKYCSASIMLGKTAAITHDYEIAED, from the coding sequence ATGAAGGCTCGGGTCAAATGGGTCGAAAACGTGCTGTTCCTGGGCGAATCCGGCAGCGGCCATGTGGTGGCGATGGACGGGCCGCCGGAATCGGGCGGCAAGAACCTGGCCGCCCGCCCGATGGAAACGCTGCTGATCGGCATGGGCGGCTGCACCGCCTTCGACGTGGTCCATATCCTCCGCAAAGGCCGGCACGAAGTGCGCGACTGCGAAGTCCGGCTCGAAGCCGAACGCGCCGACACCGACCCCAAGGTCTTCACCAAGATACACATCCATTTCGTGGTCAAAGGCCAAGGCCTGACCGACAAAGCGGTGGCGCGGGCCGTAGAGCTCTCGGCGGAGAAATACTGTTCCGCCTCCATCATGCTGGGCAAGACCGCCGCCATCACCCATGATTACGAAATCGCCGAGGATTGA
- the crp gene encoding cAMP-activated global transcriptional regulator CRP, with translation MPIPSASPPADEALQRLLQHCHRRRYPSKATIIKPGDAGDTLYYIVEGSCTVSMHNKETGEDIVLAYLNRGEFLGEMGVFMGSMVRDVTVRTREASQLAEIGYQRLHHLLTADLAEHAIAILSSLGRQVSTRLLDTSRKVRSLALLDVSGRIAHALIELSKQPDAMTHPDGMQIRVTRQELGRLVGCSREMAGRVLKNLEEQGLVTVKGKTIVVLGAR, from the coding sequence ATGCCCATACCTTCCGCGAGTCCGCCCGCCGACGAGGCTTTGCAACGGCTCTTGCAACACTGCCACCGCCGCCGCTATCCCAGCAAGGCCACCATCATCAAGCCCGGCGATGCCGGCGACACGCTGTATTACATCGTCGAAGGCTCCTGCACGGTCAGCATGCACAACAAGGAAACCGGCGAGGATATCGTCCTGGCCTATCTCAACCGGGGCGAGTTCCTCGGCGAAATGGGCGTGTTCATGGGGAGCATGGTGCGCGATGTGACGGTGCGCACCCGCGAGGCCAGCCAGTTGGCCGAAATCGGCTATCAACGCCTGCACCATCTCCTGACCGCCGATCTGGCGGAACATGCCATCGCCATCCTGTCCTCGTTGGGGCGGCAGGTGTCGACCCGTTTGCTCGATACCAGCCGCAAGGTGCGGAGCCTCGCGCTGTTGGACGTGTCGGGGCGGATCGCCCATGCCTTGATCGAGTTGTCCAAGCAGCCGGACGCCATGACCCACCCCGATGGGATGCAGATCCGCGTCACCCGCCAGGAACTCGGGCGCTTGGTCGGTTGCTCGCGGGAAATGGCGGGGCGGGTACTGAAGAATCTGGAGGAGCAGGGTTTGGTGACGGTGAAGGGCAAAACCATCGTGGTCTTGGGGGCCCGCTAG
- a CDS encoding glycosyltransferase, translated as MKTIHIDLGRHLYGGGRQVVHLLEGLAALPGEPVLVCREGSELSRAVRNPAVRVRALPFRGDLDLAWTGRLRRLIREEKPDLLHVHSRIGGFLTALAGTLEHIPMVHSRRVDNPPHWIDLKFRFPLFRRIVTISEGIRQVMLAHGVPAAQLVCVPSAVDTGRYRPGGGRGAFRCELGLAEDCVLVGVVAQMIPRKGHEVLFDALPAVLARHPAIRVLLFGKGPLEPELRRMVRTRGLEGNVMFAGYRTDMHRVIPCLDLVAHPAWMEGLGVALLETAACGVPLVAARAGGMPEIVHPGVNGYLIEPGDSHALTGYLLDLLDHPERRREFGEAGRRLVLERFSVERMVAGNYAVYREALDQGGSDGSIRR; from the coding sequence ATGAAAACCATCCACATCGATCTGGGCCGCCATCTCTACGGCGGCGGTCGGCAAGTCGTCCATTTGCTGGAAGGGCTGGCGGCGCTACCGGGCGAGCCGGTACTGGTGTGCCGGGAAGGCTCGGAACTCAGCCGGGCGGTACGGAATCCCGCCGTCCGGGTACGGGCACTACCGTTCCGGGGCGATCTCGACCTGGCTTGGACGGGCCGCTTGCGCCGCCTCATCCGCGAGGAAAAACCCGACCTCCTGCACGTCCACAGCCGCATCGGCGGGTTCCTGACGGCATTGGCCGGGACGCTGGAACACATCCCCATGGTCCATAGCCGCCGGGTGGACAATCCCCCGCATTGGATCGACCTCAAGTTCCGGTTCCCGCTGTTCCGGCGCATCGTCACCATCTCCGAGGGCATCCGCCAGGTGATGCTGGCCCATGGCGTGCCGGCGGCCCAACTGGTCTGCGTGCCCAGCGCGGTCGATACCGGGCGCTACCGGCCCGGCGGCGGGCGCGGCGCGTTCCGATGCGAACTGGGCCTGGCCGAGGATTGCGTCCTCGTCGGCGTCGTCGCCCAGATGATTCCGCGCAAGGGCCACGAAGTGCTGTTCGACGCCCTGCCCGCGGTCCTGGCCCGGCATCCGGCTATCCGGGTGCTGCTGTTCGGCAAGGGGCCGTTGGAGCCGGAGTTGCGGCGCATGGTGCGAACCCGCGGCCTGGAGGGAAACGTAATGTTCGCGGGCTACCGGACCGATATGCACCGGGTCATTCCCTGCCTGGATTTGGTGGCGCATCCGGCCTGGATGGAAGGCTTGGGCGTGGCGCTGCTGGAAACCGCCGCCTGCGGCGTGCCCCTGGTCGCGGCGCGGGCGGGCGGGATGCCCGAGATCGTCCATCCCGGCGTGAACGGCTACTTGATCGAGCCGGGCGACAGCCACGCCTTGACCGGCTATTTGCTGGATTTGCTGGACCATCCCGAACGCCGCCGGGAATTCGGCGAGGCCGGGCGGCGGCTGGTGTTGGAGCGGTTTTCGGTGGAGCGGATGGTGGCGGGGAATTACGCCGTCTATCGGGAAGCACTGGATCAAGGCGGGAGCGATGGTTCAATCCGCCGATGA
- a CDS encoding glycosyltransferase family 9 protein, producing MNQTPPRSILIVRLSAIGDVILASGLIPALRLAYPDARLAWLTDAPQADLLRHNPRLDRLHLWPRRRWRELRQGGEYRQLLREVAGLVRELRAERYDWVLDLQGLLKSGVWAYAAGGKRRIGLGSREGSRFLMTEVLDRNVDSPLIGKEYRKLARFLGADGFALDIAVSAADRAEAAAIKASSGITGAYAVIAPFTTRPQKHWFDEHWAELARKIRAERGWPVLMLGGPTDRAHAAALRALAGDALTDLVGQTGLGLCAALIENARGLIGVDTGLTHLGIALKTPTLALFGSTRPYLDTGSSTARVLYQALDCSPCRRRPTCGGTYDCMRLHSPDTVLAALAPLLETAA from the coding sequence ATGAACCAGACCCCGCCCCGGAGCATCCTCATCGTCCGGCTCAGCGCCATCGGCGATGTCATCCTGGCCTCGGGCCTGATCCCGGCCCTGCGGCTCGCCTACCCGGACGCCCGCCTCGCCTGGCTGACCGACGCGCCCCAGGCCGATTTGCTGCGCCACAATCCCCGGCTGGACCGGCTGCACCTCTGGCCGCGCCGCCGCTGGCGGGAATTGCGCCAGGGTGGCGAATACCGGCAGCTATTGCGCGAGGTGGCCGGTTTGGTGCGCGAACTCCGGGCCGAACGCTACGATTGGGTACTGGACCTGCAAGGCTTGTTGAAAAGCGGGGTGTGGGCCTACGCCGCAGGCGGGAAGCGCCGCATCGGCCTGGGTTCGCGGGAAGGCAGCCGCTTCTTGATGACCGAAGTGCTGGACCGGAACGTGGACAGCCCCTTGATCGGCAAGGAATACCGCAAGCTGGCGCGATTCCTGGGTGCGGATGGTTTCGCCCTGGATATCGCCGTGAGCGCCGCCGACCGGGCCGAAGCCGCCGCGATCAAGGCCAGCTCCGGTATCACGGGCGCCTATGCGGTCATCGCCCCGTTCACCACCCGGCCCCAAAAACATTGGTTCGATGAACACTGGGCGGAATTGGCCCGGAAAATCCGGGCGGAACGCGGCTGGCCGGTGCTGATGCTGGGCGGTCCCACCGACCGCGCGCACGCCGCCGCACTCCGCGCCCTGGCGGGCGATGCGCTGACCGACCTCGTGGGCCAGACCGGCCTGGGACTGTGCGCGGCCTTGATCGAAAACGCCCGTGGCCTCATCGGCGTCGATACCGGCCTGACCCATCTCGGCATCGCCCTCAAGACGCCGACCCTGGCCCTGTTCGGCTCGACCCGGCCCTATCTCGACACCGGCAGTTCCACGGCGCGGGTGCTTTACCAAGCCCTGGATTGCTCGCCCTGCCGCCGCCGCCCGACCTGCGGCGGCACCTACGATTGCATGAGGCTGCACAGCCCCGACACGGTATTGGCCGCCCTCGCCCCACTCCTGGAAACCGCCGCATGA
- a CDS encoding sulfotransferase family 2 domain-containing protein, producing MLLSLKYNFLFVHIAKTGGTSVRDSLWFYKWADPYRIPQFLCSRLSALTGHRIGAKFPRHAKLVAAQEMLPREVFERLFKFAFVRNPWDLQVSSYHHIRRERPQLITHVDSFEGFLRWKFDPERPPQYHADMSTERQSDYLIDLHGRNLADFVGRYECLAEDFAEACRRIGIACPKLLHARKATDRGRDYRSYYTDTTAQWVADHYQADLALFGYRYDDPQAFHFDP from the coding sequence ATGCTGCTCTCCCTCAAATACAACTTCCTGTTCGTCCATATCGCCAAGACCGGCGGCACCAGCGTCCGCGATTCGCTGTGGTTCTATAAATGGGCCGACCCCTACCGGATTCCGCAATTCCTGTGCAGCCGCCTGAGCGCCCTCACCGGCCATAGGATCGGGGCCAAATTCCCGCGCCACGCCAAGCTGGTCGCGGCCCAGGAAATGCTGCCGCGCGAGGTGTTCGAGCGGCTGTTCAAATTCGCCTTCGTGCGCAATCCTTGGGATTTGCAGGTCAGTTCCTATCACCACATCCGCCGCGAACGGCCCCAACTCATCACCCATGTCGATAGCTTCGAAGGTTTCCTGCGCTGGAAATTCGACCCCGAGCGCCCGCCGCAATACCACGCCGACATGTCCACCGAACGCCAAAGCGATTATCTGATCGACCTGCATGGGCGCAATCTGGCGGATTTCGTCGGGCGCTACGAATGCTTGGCCGAGGATTTCGCCGAAGCCTGCCGCCGCATCGGCATCGCCTGCCCCAAACTGCTGCACGCCCGCAAAGCCACCGACCGTGGGCGGGACTACCGGAGCTACTACACCGACACCACGGCGCAATGGGTGGCGGATCATTACCAAGCCGACCTCGCCCTGTTCGGCTACCGCTACGACGATCCGCAAGCCTTCCATTTCGATCCATGA
- a CDS encoding glycosyltransferase, whose product MTPEQRLAVLISFSGAGGVERMVLNLLPAILRQGIAVDLLAILRQPVPDLVRIEGSGLRLFDLGVGHTTLAVPALVRYLKTERPTALLAAKDRAIRAAVLAKALSGVETRLVGRLGTHLSAAQAGKPAWQRWLRTQPMRWVYPKVDRVVAVSTGVAEDAVRLTGLPASRVVVVRNPVITPDMADKAAEPVDHPWFGDKTCPLILGAGRLTRQKDFDTLIRAFGRVRTRRECRLVILGEGKLRGDLERRVRELGLETSVALPGHVRNPYAYLAKADLFALSSRWEGSCNVLTEAMALGTPVVSTDCPSGSAEILGGGRYGPLVAVGDVEKLAEAMLYALDHPTAPDSLKAAVAEYNAEHSARRYLEILGFAPRDANTPATANAA is encoded by the coding sequence ATGACTCCCGAACAACGTCTCGCGGTATTGATTTCGTTTTCCGGCGCAGGCGGCGTGGAACGGATGGTCCTCAACCTGTTACCGGCCATCCTGCGGCAAGGCATCGCCGTGGACCTGCTGGCGATCCTGCGCCAACCCGTGCCGGATTTGGTGCGCATCGAAGGCTCGGGGCTGCGCCTGTTCGATCTGGGGGTGGGCCATACCACCCTGGCCGTACCCGCCCTGGTCCGCTACCTCAAAACCGAACGGCCCACCGCCTTGCTCGCCGCCAAGGACCGCGCCATCCGCGCCGCCGTGCTGGCCAAGGCTTTGAGCGGGGTGGAAACCCGTTTGGTGGGGCGGCTGGGCACCCATCTTTCCGCCGCCCAGGCAGGCAAACCGGCTTGGCAGCGCTGGCTGCGGACCCAGCCCATGCGCTGGGTCTATCCCAAGGTGGACCGGGTGGTCGCGGTTTCGACCGGCGTGGCCGAGGACGCGGTGCGGCTGACCGGGCTACCGGCCTCGCGGGTGGTGGTGGTGCGCAATCCGGTCATCACCCCGGATATGGCGGACAAAGCCGCCGAGCCGGTCGATCATCCCTGGTTCGGGGATAAAACCTGCCCGCTCATCCTGGGGGCGGGACGGCTGACGCGGCAGAAGGATTTCGACACCTTGATCCGGGCGTTCGGGCGGGTGCGGACGCGGCGCGAATGCCGCTTGGTGATCCTGGGCGAGGGCAAGCTGCGCGGCGATTTGGAACGGCGGGTGCGGGAACTGGGCTTGGAAACTTCGGTCGCCCTGCCCGGCCATGTGCGGAACCCTTACGCCTATCTCGCCAAGGCCGATTTGTTCGCGCTGTCCTCGCGCTGGGAAGGCTCGTGCAATGTGCTGACCGAGGCCATGGCCCTGGGCACGCCGGTGGTTTCGACCGACTGCCCCAGCGGTTCGGCGGAAATCCTGGGCGGCGGGCGCTACGGGCCGCTGGTAGCGGTGGGCGATGTGGAAAAACTGGCCGAGGCTATGCTGTACGCCCTGGACCATCCCACCGCGCCGGATTCATTGAAGGCGGCCGTGGCCGAATACAACGCCGAGCATAGCGCCCGGCGCTATTTGGAAATCCTGGGATTCGCCCCCCGCGACGCAAACACCCCCGCAACCGCCAACGCCGCCTAA
- a CDS encoding glycosyltransferase family 2 protein, with protein sequence MSAIDFPPVSLIIPNYNGSALLKANLPAVLRAAADYPGTASVIVVDDGSRDGSAALVRGGFPQVTLVEHPVNRGFAEAIHSGVAAAPTELLVFLNSDVTPAPDFLAPLAGHFARPGIFSVTPLVLDEQGRCNEVSWRCYHIRGGRLRAVQWTPPDTFSHPWQTLFASGGSMMLRKSMFTALGGFLPIFKPFYSEDFDLGLRAGRRGWISLLEPRSRVVHDSGSGSIKTNIAAKRIRAIRIRNHFLLEWMHLPARDIWLRLLPGYLWRSASRFVTFNWVYLLGLAGALARLPEALRLRAAIQASATLDFWSLMADIEHSKHH encoded by the coding sequence ATGAGCGCCATTGATTTCCCGCCGGTCAGCCTGATTATCCCCAATTACAACGGGTCCGCCCTGCTCAAGGCCAACCTGCCCGCCGTGCTGCGGGCGGCGGCGGACTATCCCGGAACCGCTTCCGTCATCGTGGTGGACGATGGTTCGCGGGATGGCAGCGCGGCCCTGGTCCGCGGCGGATTCCCCCAGGTGACGCTGGTCGAGCATCCGGTCAACCGGGGTTTCGCCGAAGCCATCCATTCCGGCGTCGCGGCGGCGCCAACCGAATTGCTGGTGTTCCTCAATTCCGATGTCACCCCCGCCCCGGATTTCCTCGCGCCCTTGGCCGGGCATTTCGCACGGCCCGGGATATTCTCGGTGACGCCTTTGGTGTTGGATGAACAAGGCCGCTGCAACGAGGTTTCCTGGCGTTGCTACCATATCCGGGGTGGGCGGCTCCGGGCCGTGCAATGGACGCCGCCCGATACTTTCAGCCACCCTTGGCAAACCCTATTCGCTTCCGGCGGTTCGATGATGCTGCGGAAATCCATGTTCACCGCCTTGGGCGGCTTCCTGCCGATTTTCAAGCCATTTTATTCGGAGGATTTCGACCTGGGCCTGAGGGCTGGACGGCGGGGTTGGATCAGCCTATTGGAACCCCGCAGCCGGGTGGTCCACGACAGCGGCTCGGGTTCGATCAAAACCAATATCGCCGCCAAACGCATCCGCGCCATCCGCATCCGCAATCATTTCCTGCTGGAATGGATGCACCTCCCGGCGCGGGATATATGGTTGCGCTTGCTGCCGGGTTATCTGTGGCGCTCGGCCAGCCGTTTCGTGACTTTCAATTGGGTTTATCTCTTGGGTTTGGCCGGGGCTTTGGCCAGGCTCCCGGAAGCCCTACGCTTACGCGCCGCGATCCAGGCTTCCGCCACCTTGGATTTTTGGAGCCTCATGGCGGATATCGAACATTCCAAACATCATTGA
- a CDS encoding O-antigen ligase family protein translates to MRLPRLNGDLFPLLLLLSVYGFALSLLLGRGSYKPCLYLCGYATLGILASTRPPRLDRDILAVVGLGALLLGQGLAMAGDKLWGSAHTALFGATLLVFALRLLPDRLAQGRPPPHAAIAASLLLVAVLAHAIAYPLKLNQAGLYSNLHYLALFSVTTLPLLFYFAATIQNRLRWLCILALAVDFWLLLKTQSRPGYLALLASALASLPFLSRRCQSLALGSILLLPLGLYFSGLFGFAARVDDLAANFLKEERMIIWRETWAMQLRSPPLEWAFGHGFGAYFWNYQPISSYHDKEDFTFPHNYFLEVLYSHGLLGLTLVVLAYASFFWKLAITTWRCQDQTGTRFGIMLISVASAELVQSFLTLPLFSRHQLYPFGLLLGASLYYFRKYTPHERH, encoded by the coding sequence TTGCGCCTCCCACGATTGAACGGCGACCTGTTTCCACTTTTGCTGCTGCTGTCGGTTTATGGCTTCGCGCTTTCCCTGCTGCTCGGACGCGGCAGTTACAAACCCTGCCTTTACCTGTGCGGCTACGCCACGCTGGGCATCCTGGCCTCCACCCGCCCGCCACGGCTGGACCGGGATATCCTGGCGGTGGTCGGCCTGGGGGCGCTCCTGCTGGGGCAAGGATTGGCGATGGCGGGCGACAAGCTCTGGGGCAGCGCCCACACCGCGCTGTTCGGCGCGACGCTGCTGGTGTTCGCCCTGCGCCTGCTACCGGACCGGCTGGCCCAAGGCCGTCCGCCACCCCATGCGGCCATCGCGGCAAGCCTTCTCCTGGTCGCGGTGCTGGCCCATGCCATAGCCTACCCGCTCAAGCTCAACCAGGCCGGGCTGTATTCCAACCTGCATTATCTGGCCCTGTTTTCGGTCACGACCCTGCCCCTGTTGTTTTATTTCGCCGCGACGATCCAGAACCGGCTGCGCTGGCTATGCATACTGGCCTTGGCGGTGGATTTCTGGCTGCTGCTAAAAACCCAATCCCGGCCCGGTTATCTGGCCTTGCTCGCCAGCGCCCTGGCGAGTTTGCCCTTCCTGTCGCGGCGCTGCCAATCCCTCGCCCTGGGGTCCATCCTATTATTGCCATTGGGATTATATTTCTCGGGATTATTCGGCTTCGCCGCCAGGGTGGACGACCTCGCCGCCAACTTCCTCAAGGAAGAACGGATGATTATTTGGCGGGAAACCTGGGCCATGCAATTGCGCAGCCCTCCCTTGGAATGGGCTTTCGGCCATGGTTTCGGGGCGTATTTCTGGAATTACCAGCCGATTTCCAGCTACCACGACAAAGAGGATTTCACCTTTCCCCATAACTATTTCCTGGAAGTCCTCTATAGCCATGGACTTCTGGGATTGACCCTGGTCGTGCTGGCCTATGCCTCGTTCTTCTGGAAGCTAGCCATAACCACCTGGCGTTGCCAAGATCAAACCGGGACAAGATTCGGCATTATGCTCATCAGTGTCGCCAGCGCCGAACTGGTGCAAAGTTTCCTCACCCTGCCCTTGTTCTCCCGGCACCAGCTTTATCCATTCGGCCTATTGCTAGGTGCCAGCCTGTATTACTTCAGAAAATATACCCCGCATGAGCGCCATTGA